The DNA segment CAAGTTTCATGGAAGCTATCAACAGTACAATAGAGAAGAGCGTGGTTCCCGAAGCTACTCTTTCATGATACGTACTAAGAACCCTTGTGGGAAGGTTTCAAACCAGCTTTACTTGACCATGGATGATCTTGCTGACCAGTTTGGGATTGGGACGCTTCGGCTCACCACCAGACAAACTTTTCAGCTCCATGGTGTTCTTAAGAAGGATCTTAAAACAGTGATGGGTACCATTATTAGAAATATGGGCTCGACTCTTGGTGCGTGTGGTGACCTAAACAGGAATGTGCTTGCTCCTGCTGCGCCCCTCGTGAGAAAGGATTATCTTTTGGCTCAGCAGACTGCGGAAAACATTGCTGCGCTCCTGTCTCCCCAGTCTGGTTTCTACTATGATATTTGGGTAGACGGAGAAAAGATTTTGTCATCAGAACCGCCTGAAGTAGTTCAGGCACGGAATGACAATTCTCATGGGACAAATTTCCCGGATTCACCGGAGCCCATCTACGGTACTCAGTTCTTGCCAAGGAAATTCAAAATTGCTGTTACAGTACCAACTGATAACTCGGTGGACATTCTCACAAATGatattggtgttgttgttgtcaCCGATGAAGCCGGGGAGCCTCAAGGGTACAACATATATGTAAGATGGATGTGGATAACCGTTGAGGGATTTTTTTCTAACGTTGTTCTGACTGggatcttttaatttttcttgcaGGTAGGTGGAGGAATGGGAAGAGCTCATAGGGTAGAAACCACTTTTCCTCGCTTGGCCGAACCGTTAGGTTATGTACCAAAGGAGGATATTTTGTATGCAGTGAAAGCAATTGTTGTCACACAACGAGAAAATGGGAGACGAGATGACCGCAGGTATAGTAGAATGAAATATCTGATCAGCTCTTGGGGAATTGAAAAGTTTAGAAGCGTGGTTGAGCAGTATTATGGCAAGAAATTTGAACCTTTCCGTGTATTGCCAGAATGGGaatttaaaagttatcttgGCTGGCATGAACAGGTTGGTTCTCTAGATGATCGAATAAAAGCAATGTCTCTATGTTTGCTTGTGTGTCCATAGTATTTTTCATCGATGCATGCCATTCATAGTGATATATAGATTTGGAATGATGAAAGTTGGTGGATAGGATTCACATGTTTGATGTCTATTTGTTGATTTAACAGCTGAGATGGATCTTATACTTGCTTTATTGCCTTTGATGTGTGTACTTGTTTCAGTTCTGATATGCATGAAAAAGTTTGATAAGCAAACATAGAAACCTACAAAAATATCCGGCACATTAGGTAAATGAAgattagtttaaattttcatattttggtGCCTTGTAGAATTTACTTAtagatatgtgtgtgtgtgtgtgtctgttcTTGCTGTGTGGCTGAGAGATATCCTTTGTATGTTGTTTAGCATTCTGTTGTTGGCTCATTCTTTGGTGTTATTGTCTTTTGCTAAAATAAAGTTCCATTACCTTATGTTATGTATGGGCTCATTTGTTGGATTTCATCATCCAGGGTGATGGCAAATTATTTTATGGGCTTCATGTTGATAATGGTAGAATTGGTGGAAAGATGAAAAAGACATTGAGGGAGGTTATTGAGAAGTATAATTTGAATGTGAGAATCACTCCAAATCAGAACATCATCTTGACCGATGTTCGTTCTTCATGGAAGCGTCCAATTACAACAACTCTTGCGCAGGCTGGTCTGCTGGTGAGATGCTTACAGCTTAATCTTTACATTGTTTTCTGTATTGAACAGTGTTTGTTAATAAAGTGTTTAATTGATTTGTCCCTGCTCACTTGACACTTGACATTGCTCAAAAGCCTTAAATTTTGAGTTTCATTTACAAATCATAATTTCTTGGCATTTTCCTTGTGTTTCATTGGGAAACATGCATATCATTATTACAGATAACAATTGTAACTTTTAGGAGTTTGTAGATCTGATTTGCACCTTgtgatggatttttttttcttcgtgtACTAAAAGTTCCAACACTACGGAAAGTTGTTAgtgtttattttcctttttcaatgcCTCTCTGATTGATGCTTGACATGTATGATGAACTGGTGATTGAAATTTCCCTTATCGTATTTTGGTTAATTTCTTCCATACTACACTTGCTTGGCATCATGCTCAATGTTATTCTACTCTTCTATTTTCCTTCTCATTGCTTACTCTTTTTTAGTCTCATCTCTTTCTTTGTTTCtgaatttatattttcagtATATTAAAATCTTCATTAATAAGACTATAATTACCTGTTTTTGCTGTGAACAGCAACCTAGATTTGTAGATCCCCTCAACATAACAGCAATGGCATGCCCTGCTTTCCCATTATGTCCACTGGCAATTACTGAAGCTGAACGTGGGATACCTGACATTCTTAAGCGTATTCGGGCTGTTTTTGATAAGGTATCACTTCAGATATATATGCCATTATTGATTTGATGGAGATCACTAATATATACTTAAACTCTTTGCTGTCTGCAATTCAGGTTGGTCTGAGGTATAGTGAGTCTGTAGTTGTAAGGATAACTGGCTGCCCTAATGGCTGCGCTAGACCATACATGGCTGAACTTGGGCTAGTTGGTGATGGCCCAAACAGTTACCAGGTTTGCTGATCAGCACTTTAACCCAATTACAATTGGTAGAAAAGTTCAGCAGAGTAACATgctcacttttcttttctcatgcagaTTTGGCTTGGAGGGAACAAGAAACAAACATCATTAGCTCGAAGTTTCATGGACAAGGTGAAGCTTCACGACCTTGAAAAAGTTTTGgaacctttattttattattggaaGCAAAGGCGTCAATCTAAAGAATCATTTGGTGACTTCACAAACAGAATGGTGAGTTTTGACggtatatttttttacatgtgaTCTGTACTAACTCTTGCTTTAATCTTTAAAGTGATAGGTAAGTTTGGTCTAAGTTATTCCGTTTTCTGTTTCCAGGGATTTGATAAGCTTAAGGAACATGTTGAGAAATGGGAAGGTCCGGTGGTTGCACCATCACGCCACAATCTCAAGCTTTTTGCTGACAAGGAGACGTACGATGCAATGGATGAATTGGCAaagcttcaaaacaaaagtGCTCATCAGTTGGCCATGGAAATTATCCGTAATTATGTTGCTTCTAATCAAAATGGAAAAGGTGAATGATTTCCGTTTACTTAGTCAAGAAATGTACGAGAGATGTTGCTTCGTGGTTGACAGGAATGGTGGATGGGCAACTCAACACAACTCTCTGTTGTTACTGTGTGGTAACTCTGGGGATAGCAACTAATATTTgggttattaatattttttatccgAAACCGCTTTGGCAAGAATCTTTGGGTTCATCATTTTCTTCCAGTTTCTGAACACAAAATAAGCCTTCCTATCATTTCTGTATCAAATTTTGGCTGTTAGACAGCTGGGTTTTTTCTACGCAGTAATGTTGTTAGGTAAGATCTTGTTGGCTTTTTGTGCTTGCTCCAATAAAGTTCATTGATCAGGATTTGTAAATTGCAATCATGTTGTCAGTGACTAATTACAGAACATGGTGTGGAAACCGTATATGTATGTGTTAACCTCTTCAGTTggttattgttatttttgtcaGCAACTCTATTGATTAGAATGTAAAGCTGACGTGGTTTTGTGCATGAGAGAGTTGCGGCAAAAGCACTAAAATGGTACAAGTTTTAAAAGAGTTACATAGATAAGTCGTGTTTGGTAGTCTTTACTGTGAAGTTGTACTTATTAAAGTGAAGTTAAGCTGATAGTACTTCTTCGTAAAGGGAACTGATGTAATTGTTGATCAATCGAGTAAAAAACTCGTTATAGcagaaaaatagtaaaaatgcTATATgttcttataattatattatagattttaaaataaccaTTCAATCATTAAGGAAAACACCATCACATGATTGCTTAGAcaagttttagttttaaatttgattaagaaGGTTTTAACTAACTTGAAATAactttgaaacaaataaatggTGGAGACATCACAAAGCTGTTTTTTGAATTGTAGAAGAGAGAGGAAAACATAAAGGACAAGAAAGTGCTTTTGGTGGCATTGAATAATCTCTTAATTAGCATTGATTATGAGCATAATGCATAAAATATGCATTTGACTTGTCTGGGATACTTCCATTACCAACATGTCAGAGCAACAAGGCAAATCTTTAGTAATgctaaaattctttaatttcaaaagctgctataaacaaataaatcaacTTTCATATTGCAAATTcaagttttattataaacaatttctCATCTCACAACTTGCTCACCAGATAAAGACaaagttataaataatagtACAATTTGCAACGGTAAAATCATGAAAATCATCTAAAGGAATTGATTAATAAAACGTAGACTCTGCTTTTTATTCCATAATTTCTTTGTTCGGTTTTCCAcccacaaaattaaaaattgaaaaacatgtcTACACAGCTTTGAcagaattgaattttttaattatttcttttaaagaaacGTTGACAGCACTGATGATGAAATTAATAAACTTGGTTTTAACGCACTATCGATTTGAATTGCTGATATTTCAAATTCCAATGCTCCCACTATATTTAAAAAACGAATGTTCCAGTTTTACACAGCTTAATTCAATTCCAACCAGTGCTTCCTGTCTTCGTAaagtttaaattcaattttaacttaTTCCATCAAATGctttgaacttttattttattgtcctGAAATTTATTGCTCACGAGTTAATGTTATTAGTTTACTTAAATTTAAGTAAGTTCAAACAAAAGGTTAATTACAAAAACACATAGttgattaatatattaaaaaatttaatatacacaatattttaaagttttaatctCATAATTATGTAATTCTGAGTCAACTAACCTAGACAAATATCAATGAGATATGAGTTCAAATCAATAccattttttatcaaaaactttAACACACTGAGCTAATAGatctttcacttttatataatgttttatatttggaagatgatattttaacaccaattttttgacatcattttgacactgcacacgtgttaaaatatggttggacgatttcaaattaaaaaaaaaaactttagtttttctcttctaaatatgccattgtctcaactttttttaatttgaaatcgtctaaccacacattttgacacgtgtgcagtgtcaaaaattggtgttaaaatattattttcctttactttttcatttttattcaatgtgaaACTTAGATTCATATTTGTATTTCCAATAAACTATATTCAACATATTCATCATTTATCATATGAAAATACAATTAATGATTTTGGATAAAAATGACTTAGATcaacatatttcttttgtacAAATACCTAACATAATCAAAGTTTaatacatagaaaaaaaaaaacaaaatcgtATTATAGTTCAAAGAAATCCATAATTAACTCAAATAAAACCCAAGCAAAAAGTGGATGAGTGAGTTCATAGATCCAAGGTGTGCTCTGAAATTTAGAAGGGTGAAGTAAGATCCGTGAATGGTGAAGACAAAAAGAGAGGAAATGATTTCGATACAAGTTTCATGGTTTCTTACATCTACTATCACTTCATTATCAATTTTCACCAAACTTTGTGAGTTTTGGTTTGTTTGAGAGTGATGACCAATCAATCGAAACGAGAAGCCCAAGAGAATCTGAGTACCTATATAGTGCATGagacacacacaaaaacaaaacaccacACAAAGGATAACCttatacaattttcttttatatatctttGGTTCTAATTCATTTAACTTTATCTAACTTTTCAAACTATCATCTCACTTCACAGTTTAAACTTAAGTCCACATTGTACTTTTTTACTTATTCTAATGCCTCTTTCATTTTAGCTTCAATGTGCGTAGattaagtatgaaaaaaaattcatttttattaatatcaagattttttatttaatagttgaACTTAAGTACGAAATATTGAGTGTAGTTCTGAtatcatgtaaaaaaatatatttaagtctaAGTCAACTTTACAAAACTGATTGATAACAtggaaaaaaatgaacttaaatctaattcaacccCACAAGATCAActtataaaatgagatttgtgttcacttatatattttaaattagtcttACTGATATAAGAGTTTTCACATTCTCACATACACATGATATCATATATTTACAtagataaaatgattaaaaaacttatatattttttatttaaaaacaaataaaaaataaagaattaatttaaaaaatttgtatttattaatatattatttctttaatagaAAGGATCCAACCCAACcatgcaaaaagaaattaaaagaaaaaacgaaaagaaaaatacaaaaaggaGAAGGTGCCGATTGACTATGTCCAAacgaataagatagaaaactgTGCTGACAGCGTGATGCCATTAATAGCAACTATTCACTCTCACACACTCTTTTCGTATcgaatgttttcaaaatattaaaaatatttcatatattcaataaacaaaatatttcatatattcaataaacaaaatatttcatatattcaaTAAATCGTTTTAAATTCTTACCATAGACTTTAATCGGTAAGTTTCCATCTCGTGATGTTatttaatatacttattttatcACATTCTCTAGTAGAATATTTATTAACCTTTtaattccattttttattttgaatgtaaaCATAAACATGTCATAAAATATCAGTGATATTTctcttcaattaaatatttattaagaatagtcgttaaatatatttattcaaagAAAGATATTTTGTATTTCTACCACATATATCTcttatacataaaattaaatattaatttttagattatGAATACATGAATCAATAATCAATGAATAATAAATCtctttttaacataataaattttcattctctttaaaacagaaaaagaaaacgtgAATTTAACATtagaaataaagtaaattagTATTTGATCTTTCCTTTCAATGTttagatataaaaattaaagaaagtttaagacatagttaaaatataattatatttaagtcgATGAAACAGAAGACATAATTGGTATATAATTGAGGAGATAATAGCAATAAATAAGAATTGAATAATGGATAACGGCTAGTGTGAAATTGTGTGCATTGAAGAGAAAAGTAGAGAAcagtaaagaataaaaatggtgGTTGA comes from the Vigna radiata var. radiata cultivar VC1973A chromosome 2, Vradiata_ver6, whole genome shotgun sequence genome and includes:
- the LOC106756296 gene encoding LOW QUALITY PROTEIN: sulfite reductase [ferredoxin], chloroplastic (The sequence of the model RefSeq protein was modified relative to this genomic sequence to represent the inferred CDS: deleted 1 base in 1 codon); this translates as MTTSFGAATTSAALKDAKLQIPNFHGLRPATASSLTRNALPLPPSTRSLVITRAVSTPVQPETTTVKRSKVEIFKEQSNFIRYPLNEDMLTDAPNISEAATQLIKFHGSYQQYNREERGSRSYSFMIRTKNPCGKVSNQLYLTMDDLADQFGIGTLRLTTRQTFQLHGVLKKDLKTVMGTIIRNMGSTLGACGDLNRNVLAPAAPLVRKDYLLAQQTAENIAALLSPQSGFYYDIWVDGEKILSSEPPEVVQARNDNSHGTNFPDSPEPIYGTQFLPRKFKIAVTVPTDNSVDILTNDIGVVVVTDEAGEPQGYNIYVGGGMGRAHRVETTFPRLAEPLGYVPKEDILYAVKAIVVTQRENGRRDDRRYSRMKYLISSWGIEKFRSVVEQYYGKKFEPFRVLPEWEFKSYLGWHEQGDGKLFYGLHVDNGRIGGKMKKTLREVIEKYNLNVRITPNQNIILTDVRSSWKRPITTTLAQAGLLQPRFVDPLNITAMACPAFPLCPLAITEAERGIPDILKRIRAVFDKVGLRYSESVVVRITGCPNGCARPYMAELGLVGDGPNSYQIWLGGNKKQTSLARSFMDKVKLHDLEKVLEPLFYYWKQRRQSKESFGDFTNRMGFDKLKEHVEKWEGPVVAPSRHNLKLFADKETYDAMDELAKLQTKVLISWPWKLSVIMLLLIKMEKVNDFRLLSQEMYERCCFVVDRNGGWATQHNSLLLLCGNSGDSN